From Thunnus maccoyii chromosome 21, fThuMac1.1, whole genome shotgun sequence, the proteins below share one genomic window:
- the si:ch211-196f5.2 gene encoding uncharacterized protein si:ch211-196f5.2 codes for MVRVELEWDIPMSVTLPIQVQPDPAHRPFPFLDTTLADLGIQESEVKERVVWVDTKKTQVKNKAGKLKENEITILEVRVKAQKPGEKQLQEVLYSTEAHTDRSFCRTGMNILPWKSRCSGLIAV; via the exons ATGGTGCGGGTGGAGCTGGAGTGGGACATCCCCATGTCGGTGACGCTGCCCATCCAGGTGCAGCCCGACCCGGCACATCGGCCTTTCCCATTCCTGGACACCACACTGGCCGACCTGGGCATCCAAGA gtcAGAGGTGAAGGAGAGGGTGGTGTGGGTGGACACCAAGAAGACCCAGGTGAAGAACAAGGCAGGGAAGCTGAAGGAGAACGAGATCACCATCCTGGAG GTGCGAGTGAAAGCCCAGAAGCCTGGAGAAAAACAGCTCCAGGAGGTCCTGTACAGCACTGAAGCCCACACTGACCGCTCCTTCTGTCGCACAGGGATGAATATTCTACCCTGGAAAAGCAGATGTTCAGGTCTGATTGCAGTTTAA